TAATAGGGATGCGATCAATCCGAGATACTATTTTGATCCTTTGGATTCGCAGTTAGGCTATGTTGATTTTGAGTTGACTGTTTCTGACCCTGAAAATATTTGCATCTCATCTTCTTCAGATGTGAGAATCGAATTAGAACAGTTTAACGATTCAGATTTTACTTATCCTAAATCCACCTATTGTGTGGATAATGTATTGGAAGGCACTGGAAATCCGCCAAGAGTCCAGCTAAATAACATTGTTTCTCCAGATTTTGTGGCTTCGCCCGGAGGATTATTTTCAGCTACGCCAGCAGGTTTGAATATTGACCCGAATACTGGAGATATAGATTTGAACTTGAGCGATGAAAATAAGTATTTAATCACCTATACTAGTTTACCGACTCCTGCTTGTTCTTCTCAACAGACTACTATTGACTTTGAAATAATAGAAACGCCTAATGCTTCATTCTCCTATCCCAATAGTTCATATTGTCAAAGCGACGGTAATCCAGTTCCGATAGTTCCGGTAGGATCTTCAATTGGAGAGCTGTTCTCTATTCCGGAAGGAATTCAGTTTGCGAATAAGAATATAGGTTTAGTTGATTTGATAGCATCTGAACCAGGTCAGTATAGAATTGTGAATCAGATACTGGATACCGTATTTTTTCATGACACATTTACTATATGCAGGGCCTCGGACACTGTTGATTTTGAGATAAGACCAAGACCTGATTTGGTAATAAATGATCCCTCGCCTATTTGTGATGGAGTTGATATAGCGATAAATACGCCTGACATCACTGCTGGAACACCGGATATTCAGGATTTAGAGTTTTCATATTATTTGAGCTTTATAGATGCTATAGAAGGTTCTGGAGATAATTTGGTTCCGAATCCTTCATCTGTCGGAGGAGGAAATTACTATATAAGGGCAGTAAATCGTATTAGCTTATGCGCAAGAGTAGATACAATCAATGTCATTCAAAATAAAAACCCTGATGTAACCATAGTCAACCCAGAGACGGTCTGTAAGCCGGGCAAGGTTGATATCACATCAAATTCAGTAGTGATGACCGATGCTGATAATAACCTGTTTTTTAGATCGTATCAAGATGCTTTGGAAAATAGAGATCCTCTTACAAATGCTGAGGCTATGGCTATTGATGTGACTGGTGAGTTTTTTGTTAGGTCGTCATTTGTGAATACTTGTTATACTATAGCCGGGATTAGTGTTGAAAACCCTGAACTTCAAGACCCTGCGTTTGATTTTCCAGATTTTTGTCCAACAGATGATAATATGCCAGAAGGAATTGTTACTCCGGGAGGTGTTTTCAGTTTGCTAGGCAATTCTCGAAGACCTGCTGTTATTGATTCAAGAACAGGTCATATATCTGGATTTACGCCGGGAAGCACATATTCTGTTCAATACAAGACAAATGGGCAATGTCCTGACTCAACGAGCTTGCGTGTATTAGCGAAAAATTTCGATGATGCGTCTTTTATATTCAATGATTTTTGTTTTGAGGATGCTAATGGACCAAATTATATAGCCATACCGGGAGGAAGATTTTCATTGGGCGCACAAAACCCAGGAGGAGCTAGTATCGACGCTCAGACCGGAGTATTGTCAGATTATTTATCAGATGCGACTTATGAAGTAGTGTATAATACAACTGGAGCCGCTGGTTCAATATGCCCTAATACTTTTACAGACCCTGTTCATGTTATTCAAAGAGCTGATTCAAGTTTTTACATCGAACCATTTTGCGCGGATAATCCAGTTGAAGCGATAATCTTGGGAGATCTCAACGGAACGTTTGATTTTGTAAGACAGCCTGGAGATGGCGCGCAAGTTAATCCAGTCAATGGAATGATCACAGGAGGAATCCCCGGTAGAGAATATTTGGTGTCATATACCACGCCAGAGCCTTGCCAAACAGAAGGTTTTCAGGTCGTTAGAGTTCTTGAAAATGATGATGTGGATTTTGAGTTTGACGACTTTTGCGTGGGTGTTTATGCCGCTCCAAGCACTTTTAGCCCAGCAGGTGGGATATTTACGCTTGTAGACAATCAGAATGTAGGAGAACAAATTGATCCTTTGACAGGCCGAATCACCAATGCTATTGCTGGAAAGTCTTATAAAGTGCAATACACAGTAACTCCTTCCAATGGACATTGTGGAGGAGAAGTTGTTAAAACGGTAAGAGCGGTTAATCCATTAAGATATTGTCCTTCTGATATTGTTGTTAATCATACCGATCCTGGAATTTGCGGAGCTCAGGTTGTATGGACAGAACCAGTGGTGAGCAATAGTTGCGATTTCTTAACGATAACCAGCAATTTCAACTCAGGGCAGATTTTTCCAGTAGGAACTACTCTAGTGGAATATTCTATTCAGAATAATTCAGGGACGGTCATAGCAACTTGCGATTTTGCGGTTACAGTTGAAGACAAAGAGCCTCCTATGATATTGAATGATGGAGAGATAATCACTATTGTCGCTGATAATTCAAATATAGGAACCGTTCCTGATTTGAAGGATGTACAGGATAATTGCGCATTACTGTCCGTTACCCAGAATCCCATTGAAGGGGAAAGGTTGGCAGTAGGTTCTTATCATGTGGAAATTGACGCTTTTGATGTTGCCAGAAACGCCTCTAAAGGGTGGTTGACTTTGGAGATAGAGTCGTCTCCGGAATCGCAACTGAATTGTGTGGACCCTGTGACTGTGCAAGCTGATCAATCATGCAGAGCCCCTGTAGTGGATTTGAAGTCGGAGTTTGGAGCTATTAACCCTCAACTATTCAATATTCGCCAAGTGCCGGAGGCAGGAACATTGGTTGATGCTGGTATCGTTGAAGTGACTTTATTTGGAACGAATGATGATGGAGGCATAGATTCTTGCAGAACCTTTTTGAGTATTGGTAGAAGTCCTGAAGCTATTTGCGAGGATATTGATATATACCTAGATTTCTCTGGACAAGTTCAGATAGATCCAATGGAGTTGAATGGAGGGTCTTACGATCCTTGCGGTTCATTGGATGAAGTAGTTTTTAATGCGCAGAGAACCAGCTTTAGCTGTGCTGATATTGGCGAGAATGAGGTGAAATTGACACTGACTAATTCTGTTGGTTTTAAATCCTCATGCTTATCAGTAGTGAATGTGATAGACACTTTGTCGCCTGTGGCATTAGCCAAAGACACAGATATTTATCTGGACATTAACGGTTTTTATAAGCTTGGACCTGATGATATCGATGACGGATCGTTTGAAAGTTGCGATAGAATGCTGAAAAGAACAGTAAGTATGGAAGTGTTTGAATGCAATAGTTTGGGCTTGAATGAGGTGACTCTAAGCGTAACGGATGATGATGGCAATACTTCTCAAGCATTGGCTAGAGTGAATGTGATAGACGCGATAGCTCCTGTTGTTTATTGTCCTGATACCATTGAATTGATCGCAACGCCTCAAGAGTTGCCTGACCTTGTAGTGAATGTGATTGATTCGTTGAGACCAGAGGACATTATCGAAAATTGCACTGTTCAGTCGTTGTTCCAATTGCCTGAATTTAGAACCGTGTTGAATTATGGGGATAATGCTGTGGATATCGTAGCTATAGACCAGTCCAATAATGTCGGCAAATGCAAGACTATAATAAGAGTGAATAGGGATGACATACACTTCCCTTCAACTGAAAGAATACCAATTAATGAAAATTGCATGGCTTCGCTACCGGATTATGGTCAACAGTTAACTAGTATGAATCCAGGCGTTACCGTGAACTTTCAATCTCCGGGACCTGGATCGGAGTTGGATTTAGGGCAATACACTGTTTTGATTGGCGGAGTTGATGTTGATGGCCTGGATTTTAGATTGATACTTGAAGTGGAGGTGTACGATGATATTCCTCCGGTTGCCAAATGCAAGGACTATACAATTACGCTTCCCCGTAGAGGAACTGCAAAGCTTAATGTGAATGACATAGATAATGGTTCTTATGATAATTGCGCTCAATCGGTGAATCTTGAATTGAGCAAAACCGAGTTTGGTTGCGATGATCTAGGTGTTGATGAAGTTGTTTTGACTGTGACGGACAAGTATGGCAATGAAGCGTCTTGCAATGCTTTTGTCACTGTGGAACCATATCAAGATGAATTGATTCAAGGTTGCCCAGCTGATTTGGTTGTAAATAACACTTACAATGAATGTGGAGCGAGAGTTTATTGGATTCCGCCGACCTTGGTTTCAGATTGCGGAGAAATAACGTCCAATTATAAACCGGGTGACTTCTTTAATATTGGAGAAACCACTGTGGAGTATAGAGCATTCTCAGGCAATTTCGATCAAATCTGCACTTTTACGGTGACAGTGAATGACAGTCAGAGACCTGAAATCACTTGTCCTCCGAACATTACCTCTTGTGTCAGTTATGTGGAGGTGCCTATGCCTGAGATCAAGGGCAATTGCAATATAATTGAACTCAGAAACTCCTTTAACAATACTGATAATGCTAGTGGCGATTATCCTGTCGGGGATACGACTTTGGTGACATGGTTTGTGGAGGATAGCGCTAAAAGATCCGCCAGATGCATGATGACTGTAGAGGTTGCGCCGAAGATAAGCGTAAGCTTGAATAGGTACGATACTACGCATTACGACAGACCTATACAGTTTACGCCTACAGTTGTAGAGGCGAACAGGTTTTCTTGGATGCCTACCAAGTTTTTGAATGATCCGAATATTATGAATCCAATATGCACGCCAACAGAGAGTATTGATTACACTTTATCTGCTTGGTATGAAGGTTATCGAGAGTGCGCGATAGAGAAAGAAACGAGTGTTTTTGTCATTAGAGGACTGGATATACCTGATGTTTTTACTCCTGACGGAGATGGAATTAATGACACTTTTGAAATCATAGGCATAAGTTACTATCCACAGGCTAAAGTGAAAGTCTATGACCGGTCAGGCAATGAGCTTTTTGTCTCTTCCGACGGATATGAGGATGAATGGGATGGAAGGAAAAATGGATCCGATTTGCCAGTTGCGACATATTACTACGTCATCGAATTGAATGATGATGAGAATAATAAAATTAATGGAATAATTACAATTATACGATAAATAGCATGTTAAAGAGAGCGTATTTGTTGATTGCTTTATTTGTTGTCTATTTTTCAGACTGCAATGCCCAGATGCTTGAGTATTTTGGACAATATGTTGAGAATCAATATTTGATCAACTCGGCGACAATAGGGAAAAATGGTTTTATGGATTTGGATGCTGGCGCTAGAAAGCAATGGGATGGCATCAATGAATCTCCCGAGACGTTTTTTTTCGCCGCAAATTTTGGGTTGAATAGCTGGAAACCCAAAGAGTACCCGATCGGAGGCTTGAGAATGGGTGAAGATAATGATGTTTTGAAGTTGGCGAAAGAAGAAGGTGAAAGAAGGTTCATGTTCGGATTGGGAGCATTGGTTTATTATGACAAGTATGGCGCTTTTGAGACCGTTAATGTAAAGTTGGCGGGAGCCGTTCATTATCGAATTAGCGAAAGGTACAAGGTTAGTTTGGGCTTGGGAGCGCTTTGGACAAGGGATAATTTTATCCAAGAGAACGCCAGCAAATTAGTGAACCCCAACGACCCTACTTATTTGCGATACGCGAATGATTATGAAAATAGAAAGTTCTACAATTTTGATGGCGGAGTGTATTTGTATTCTGATC
The Aureibacter tunicatorum DNA segment above includes these coding regions:
- a CDS encoding HYR domain-containing protein, whose amino-acid sequence is MRIFNKSFAIVLALVLSLASEKLFAQEFDYPAGYTFCRPNTSKVVNAHVSGLSGGEFSISPENQGVSVDPNTGDLLITNQVSPLPKDYTVSYTFSDRGTTQAVLTGDLRAALSSGDMASGIKSQAGVIYLSNIKVGSPEQGIYRVRLEGATARLTRETSLNDMRAHIALGPVETEFENKLFGIETGSNARLFYYNTDGSDNWAVNPIARISNGAAQLAFDSKGNIQYGSGQYVYQIDKSQIDLNNGSFSRTISPNKKYQMYDRGRLVHFSGGDLIYDSYDTLYITTTYSGSGTGTNSIIYKAFLETNSSGTEYFKVYDYLIVPGKVTGFSRNVDGCLYYTVRGARSLTRVHGFVSDCGRPSTISQQISVVAAPDGAEFNYPKQTFCSADMVAVPTLSQGNYFGTLKVSPSTGIVWKDYSLGKIDLIASEPGTYRITNTLVTDCRPTYTYEQTITISDPPALQTIDVSKCTGDVANVRDLVPNYQQLIDQGLEVVVYDNYQAAIDGSSEHQVDPDNIPIGFFYIRAFDPNSGCFNVLRADVLEIIAPNITVTQEPDVACDGSAVDLNTIMFTTNIQDPSRLSLLFFEDEQLTIPVPDPSNVLTSGIYWAVLRDNVHGCESPSPAMVTAVIRDRDIAEFDFDDFCEDASGRPVLDDGTIRGGMFAFRVEGSGDPFGVIAGPAMIDPGSGEIIGGVANVTYEVRYFTGSSQESLCPSTSEETVTVLEVPDPYFEYEKGTFCNSELQAAPTVIRTSGGVFSYNALTPSAQLDLNTQTGVVNVINSSIGDFEIKYAVSQGICSDEYTFRFSIQESPSASFEYLDGDFCQEPRQLSPHFTNRGSAGIFSASPDGLAIDASTGIIDLINSSPNTYTVTNTIEAVGACPREEFSSQVKILESPNIQVQRNIVFCQSAGKVDIKDPTYFVGDLTDFTLEFFDLGQANPMPLPPDDADRVLVGAGAYRVVITKPDGCMQQAEMNVIMLEEPMINILSQPSAQCEPASFDLTQLDVEVIYFNDMGGNPPLKYYTDSIDAVNDIDPIVDPTNVDGGPRPNGKEYFIRAENTQGCVTISDAINAISVPRDDASFDLEDYCEGSQNQATNIATPGGTFSFADTGLDYIPNSDNVSINTFTGEIYNGVGGETYSVRYRTNINVENPNAGVCPSEMDNDVTIFENPILIITDPPVACSPDRVDLTSPSIVDGSTMVGVTFSYYKTMIDAIEKRNPIPLNEARAIDAGTYYIRSENQDACFEVGAVVIRINSPARIDFSLGDEARLCALDQYQVQGVKLYQADSFEWTTDGSGTILNPMSVSPIYNSSVGDGGRVVNLILSARQSEGCTETVSDTFAIDVKARPFADAGTGMVICTTQKSVTLSGTALNGVVRWDSYGSGNFSNRDAINPRYYFDPLDSQLGYVDFELTVSDPENICISSSSDVRIELEQFNDSDFTYPKSTYCVDNVLEGTGNPPRVQLNNIVSPDFVASPGGLFSATPAGLNIDPNTGDIDLNLSDENKYLITYTSLPTPACSSQQTTIDFEIIETPNASFSYPNSSYCQSDGNPVPIVPVGSSIGELFSIPEGIQFANKNIGLVDLIASEPGQYRIVNQILDTVFFHDTFTICRASDTVDFEIRPRPDLVINDPSPICDGVDIAINTPDITAGTPDIQDLEFSYYLSFIDAIEGSGDNLVPNPSSVGGGNYYIRAVNRISLCARVDTINVIQNKNPDVTIVNPETVCKPGKVDITSNSVVMTDADNNLFFRSYQDALENRDPLTNAEAMAIDVTGEFFVRSSFVNTCYTIAGISVENPELQDPAFDFPDFCPTDDNMPEGIVTPGGVFSLLGNSRRPAVIDSRTGHISGFTPGSTYSVQYKTNGQCPDSTSLRVLAKNFDDASFIFNDFCFEDANGPNYIAIPGGRFSLGAQNPGGASIDAQTGVLSDYLSDATYEVVYNTTGAAGSICPNTFTDPVHVIQRADSSFYIEPFCADNPVEAIILGDLNGTFDFVRQPGDGAQVNPVNGMITGGIPGREYLVSYTTPEPCQTEGFQVVRVLENDDVDFEFDDFCVGVYAAPSTFSPAGGIFTLVDNQNVGEQIDPLTGRITNAIAGKSYKVQYTVTPSNGHCGGEVVKTVRAVNPLRYCPSDIVVNHTDPGICGAQVVWTEPVVSNSCDFLTITSNFNSGQIFPVGTTLVEYSIQNNSGTVIATCDFAVTVEDKEPPMILNDGEIITIVADNSNIGTVPDLKDVQDNCALLSVTQNPIEGERLAVGSYHVEIDAFDVARNASKGWLTLEIESSPESQLNCVDPVTVQADQSCRAPVVDLKSEFGAINPQLFNIRQVPEAGTLVDAGIVEVTLFGTNDDGGIDSCRTFLSIGRSPEAICEDIDIYLDFSGQVQIDPMELNGGSYDPCGSLDEVVFNAQRTSFSCADIGENEVKLTLTNSVGFKSSCLSVVNVIDTLSPVALAKDTDIYLDINGFYKLGPDDIDDGSFESCDRMLKRTVSMEVFECNSLGLNEVTLSVTDDDGNTSQALARVNVIDAIAPVVYCPDTIELIATPQELPDLVVNVIDSLRPEDIIENCTVQSLFQLPEFRTVLNYGDNAVDIVAIDQSNNVGKCKTIIRVNRDDIHFPSTERIPINENCMASLPDYGQQLTSMNPGVTVNFQSPGPGSELDLGQYTVLIGGVDVDGLDFRLILEVEVYDDIPPVAKCKDYTITLPRRGTAKLNVNDIDNGSYDNCAQSVNLELSKTEFGCDDLGVDEVVLTVTDKYGNEASCNAFVTVEPYQDELIQGCPADLVVNNTYNECGARVYWIPPTLVSDCGEITSNYKPGDFFNIGETTVEYRAFSGNFDQICTFTVTVNDSQRPEITCPPNITSCVSYVEVPMPEIKGNCNIIELRNSFNNTDNASGDYPVGDTTLVTWFVEDSAKRSARCMMTVEVAPKISVSLNRYDTTHYDRPIQFTPTVVEANRFSWMPTKFLNDPNIMNPICTPTESIDYTLSAWYEGYRECAIEKETSVFVIRGLDIPDVFTPDGDGINDTFEIIGISYYPQAKVKVYDRSGNELFVSSDGYEDEWDGRKNGSDLPVATYYYVIELNDDENNKINGIITIIR
- a CDS encoding PorP/SprF family type IX secretion system membrane protein, coding for MLKRAYLLIALFVVYFSDCNAQMLEYFGQYVENQYLINSATIGKNGFMDLDAGARKQWDGINESPETFFFAANFGLNSWKPKEYPIGGLRMGEDNDVLKLAKEEGERRFMFGLGALVYYDKYGAFETVNVKLAGAVHYRISERYKVSLGLGALWTRDNFIQENASKLVNPNDPTYLRYANDYENRKFYNFDGGVYLYSDRLNLGYSITTVDNRYVVDDRSNVSKLYLSHLLMGSYMIPLSHKLELRPTLLIHIVPPAPTVLDFNLLLYYKRRIWVGGSYISNNSWIAMIGARFVDKYKVSYSYSMIENDLSRYSNGSHEVIIGFQIR